The window TATTCTAAAATAGCATTTTAGAATTTGGAGTCAAAAACATTATTGCTATTTTCTGTtagtgaatagtttagtttattgtcatcttgtaACCAGATACAgtaaaaaacttttgttgcatgctatccagtcaaagaaaaggctgtacatgaatacaatcaagctgtccacagtgtacagataaacaataaagggcacaacatttagtgcacaataaagtccaattaaagatagctcaaaggtctccaatgaggtggatgggaagtcaggaccgcACGCTAGCTGGTGAGAGTAAGGtgcggggggaaagatttaatgggaacctgagggataaccttttcacacagagggtgatgggtgtatggaacgagctgtcagagaaggttgttgaggcaggtactattgcaacgtttaagaatcatttagacatggtacatggataggacgggtttagagggatatatgggccaaacacagacaggtgggacttgaTGGGGCATGATGAACAGTGCggacaagttgggtcgaggggcctgtttctacactgtatgactatgacttaccCTCGACAGACACAGCCTCCAGAAAACCACTCTCAACAGGCCGCTCTACGAGTGACTACCTGCCTTTTTTATACACACATTCGAAGCCGTCACTCCGGGATGCTAACTGGTGTCTACTGCAAAATTGAATTGACACCAGTCATATGAAAGCAGTAAAGATGAAGTCAAAGAGGCAGGAGTACAGGGAATAAGAATTATAGTGAATAAAAAGTGTAGCTGATCAAATTAGATGAGAAAATCTCAGCTAGAACAATGCAGTCATTCCTGCTATCCCTTGCCCTTTTCCATAGTTCTCTAAAGAACTCCCCCAATCCTTTGCTGAAAGGGTTCCATCATCCATTCAGGATACTACCCACTTGCTGCAAGAAGCACTATGTTTCTCATGGTGCCTTTTTTTTCGGTTCTCACTTAAAAATATGCATCTTCTGATCCACAAGTCCGTTTCTCTCTGTCTGGAGTTCCCATTACTCTCAACACTTGCATCGTACCTCCCAAACTTCCCGTAGCACAAATCTCACATTTCTGGCGCCATTCTCCTGAACATTTCTATGCTTTTCAAACCTTTTAGAAATGGGACCAAATTaataagctttttttttaaagaaatcttCACTTTATGAGAATGACTCTTTGCAGGGATCTCAGAAATCTGCTTGACATTTGTGAGGGATATCCCTGTTAACACGGTGCAACATATGTCGTAGGGACTACGGATGATATTGTGTGCTTCTCTTGAGAGCAGTATATTAGATTTTTTCAATCAGTAAATTTAAAGTTTGCTGACTTTAGATGCCGTGAATGTCATTAGACCATATGCAAGTATATTTCACCCAGCTATTCTCCATTTTTCTTTCTCCTTAGATACCGTTTCATGATAGAATAAGAACAAAATATCGGAAAACTCTTCAAAGGACCTCCAGACATCAGGAAGAGGAATGGCGACAGAGTTTGATTTGACTCCTCCAGAAATACAAGAACCCACCTTCTTTGACAATGTCCTGCGTTATGGCTTGTTTCTTGCAGCAATTTTCCAAATCGTCTGCATATTATCAATCTTGCTGCCTTCTAAATCACCAGAGCCGGTAAGAATTTCTCCAATTACCATTTCCTTTTAATCTCTGTATGTGGTGGGAGGAAGTGCAATTGATGACTGTTTTTAGTTGCAGTTGTTAATGGACAACAGCTTTGCTTTAAGTTTGCTTGAAACCAAAACTCTTTGAAACAAAAAAGAATCCCAATTTGCTTTGTTGTGCCTATTCCTGATTTACTACATGGCAGTTGATTGTCATTGTAAGAAGGGGGCAGAGGCAAAGAGAGGGTGAAAGATTTTCCTCAAGGAAGGGGAAGTATGTCAAGTAGGGATTTTGCCAGATGTTCAGGATTTTGGTCCATTTTACCAGGAATACAAGATAAATTCCCAGTAGAATGACCAATTTTCGATGAGGATCTgcaagagtggggtgggggggcatacacctctatcaggagtcagcagaaacatagaaattaggtgcaggagtaggccattcggcccttcgagcctgcaccgccattcaatatgatcatggctgatcatccaactcagtatcccgtacctgccttctctccacaccctctgatccccttggccacaagggccacatctaactccctcttaaatatagccaatgaactggcctcgactaccctctgtggcagagagttccagagattcaccactctctggcataAACCACTTCAGTGATTTGGCATGAGGTCCATTGTCAGACAAGAAGCCAAGTGACATACAATTTGGGtattgggggagatgggatgtATGGGTTTGGAAGCAGGTGAGCCACCCATTTTGCAACCAAAATACACCCTTCCTTTTGCTTTAATCCTTCTGGCACATTTCCGCTTAATCATTCCAGGGTTGAATTATGGAATGGTACAGGGATGTGTTAGCAATATGCTGACAATGAACACGTTTGAAAGGAAAGCTGAGAGGATGTAAATTAAAACGTAAGGCTTATGCCTTTTATCTGGCCTACATGTGACCAGACCCACCTTGTGTGGTTGCTTCAAAAATGACCTCTTGAGTGGCCTAGTAAGCTGCTCTGTTTAAGCAGGTTCATCTCATCTTCGCAAGGGACATTAAGGTCAGGTAATAAATGCTGGTTTTGGTGAGACAGCCAGATCCAATGTCTGAATAATCAAAGAAATAGAATAGCTACTttttaggaaggaacagcagatgctggtttatactgaagatagacacaaaatgttggagtaactcagcaggacaggcagcatctctggagagaaggaatggatgacatttcaggtcaaaatccttcttcagattgaatctgGAGATAGGGAATTTGGAGAcagggaagggtacaaagagaatgtaaggtgtgaaaacgactgatcaaagcagacagtgatcaaggaaatgtggaatacAATTAAATATGGGTGAAGATATTTAACTGGATGCCTGCTTCTTCTCTGAGAAAATAAATTCTAGAATCACAATGAATATGTATGAGCCAGAACCTAATTTTATCAATGGATGGAATTTTCAATTCATTACCACATGCAAAGTCAGCGTAATGCCACGGGGACATGTAAATTGCCCATCTACTGATTACTATTCAGTGTTGAGTAAGGACAAGACGGCCATTGACATGATGAAGGTGTTGGGTAAGGACAGGACAGGCAAACATTTTGCCGTGCTCATCTGTATTTTTTACGTGAAGAGGAAAACTGTGCACATGGGTATTATCTGCACATATGGTTGGCATCAGTGAAGTTGTGACCCATTAGGGAATCAATGTGTTCAGTGACACAATGCCTGGAGAGTGAAAATACATTTGGAGAAACAAAATccaagataaatatttgaagcGACAATTCAAATGCTATATTAAAACAACCACGGCACACTTTTTCCCTACCCAATTGTATTTGCACCTATTTCTACCAAGCACATTACTGGCAACACAATTGAGCCATTTTGTGCAGTGCATGTTAAAAATATCAAGACCAGCTCCAAATTAGTTTCTGAAACCACAATCAGATGTTCTTTCCCAGCAGCAACAAGTCAAGGACAAAGCTTGTAAGCTGCAGTATGAAAAAAGGCTGATCACATATCTTGACCATTCATACATAATGAGTTTGAGAATCTTGAGAGTTTGAGATCTCTTTTCAGCAATTAATTACCACAACTGCATTAGAAAGACACTTAGCTCCTTGGATTAATGGGTAGATGTACTTTACCATGCATTGCCAAAATATCCAGCATGTTTAATGTGTTTTGAGGTGCCTTTGTGATTAACTTTAGTCTAAATGACACGGCGTTTGTATAATTTGCCGGGCAGCTGACTGCGATCAGTGCAAATAAAGGTAAAAAATGAAATTAGGGCAAcacttccctcccctttcttgatctcatagtctccatcacaggaaataggctAACGaccgacgtctattacaaacactgactcccacaactatctcgactacacttcttcccccccccccctgcttcctgcaaagactatatcccctactcccaattcatccATCTACACCCAAAATGAGGTGTTCCATTCCAGGACATccaagatatcctcattcttgagggaacgggggttcccctctcccatcagagatcaggccctcactcgtgtctcgattctccgcccttgctccccctccccctagtcagaaaagtccccctagtccttccaccccatcagctgtctcaTACGACACATAATTCTCCGCAATTTCcaccacttccaacgggatcccaccactagccacattttcccatctccacccctttctgccttccgcagagaccgttccctccgcaactccctggttaactcatctcttcccaccgtAACCACCctttccccaggtaccttctcctgcaactgcagaagatgcagttGCCATGTCGACATGtcgttatacctcctccctcgactctgtgcaGGGACCCCGACAGGTTAGGCAGCGAttaacctgcacctcctccagtctcatctactgtatccattgttcaagatgtggattcttatcggcgagaccaaatgtggACTGAGCGATGTCATTCCACTTTTCCACAGAAaggcgggaaagagaaaacaggaaattatagaccagttatctttacatcggtagtggagaagatgcttgagtctattattaaagatgttatggcagcgcatttggaaagcagtgacaggattggacaatgtcagcatggatttatgaagggaaaatcatgcttgactaaacttctggaatttttttgaggatgtaacaagtagaatcgatttgggtgagccagtggatgtggtgtatctggactttcaaaaagcctttgacaaggtcccacacaagagattagtgtgcaaaattggagcatacggtattgggggtagggtagggtagacatggatagagaactggttggcaagaagcaaagagtaggaattaacgggttctttttagaatgacaggcagtgactaatggggtgctggGACGCCAgctctttacaatatatatttatgatttagacgagggaattaaatgtaacatttccaagtttgcagatgacacaatactgtgtgagcagtgaggaggatgctaggaggctgcaggatgacatggatcggttgggtgagtgggcagatgcagaataatgtggataaatgtgaggttatccactttggtggcaagaccaggaaggcagattatctgaatggtgtcagattaggaaaaggggaggtgcaatgaatcCTGGGTATGCTTGCACATCAGTCTCTGACAGTGCGCATGcagatacatagaacatagaaaataggtgcaggagtaggccattcggcccttcgagcctgcaccgccattcaatatgatcatggttgatcatccaactcattaggtacagcaggcaatgaaaaaggctaatggcatgttggccttcattgcaagaagatttgagtttaggaacaaggaggtcctactgtagttgtacagagccctggtgagactgcacctggagtattgtgtgcaattttggtctcctaattcgaggaaggtcattattgctattgaggaagtgcaaggttaattcccgggatggcgggactgacatataattaAAGAATgggacgactgggcttgtattcactggaatttaaaaggatgagaggggatcttatagaaacatataacattcttaaaggattggacaggctaggtgcaggaaaactgttcccgatgttggaggtgtccagaaccgggggtcacagtttaagaataaggggtaggccatttaggacttttcacccggagagttgtaaatctgtagaattctctggcacagaatgcagtggaggccaattcactggatattatcaatagagagttagatttagctctttgggctaaagaaatcgagggatatggggaaaaagcaggaacggggcactgattttagatgatcagccatgatcatattgaatggtggtgctggctcgaatggcctactccagcacctatttttctatatttcaagGTTTCTAACAAATAGCTACCTGTTGtccctttatctctctacatttatatctcttgtttcccttatccatatTTTCGTGTTCATATTCTTGCAAATCTTTCCTTTGCTTCACTATCAGCTCTGCTCaccaaggcaacaacattttgttgggTTCATTTTCTTGACAGCTAGACCCCTGTAGGGCATGTCTGGTGGGGTTTGTTTTTCATGGTGTAATATTATTGTTGAATGCTCAAGCATGTGTAGCTGTCAGAATTGATTCTGTTCTTATCCTCTCCTAATGTAATGTGGGCGTACTTCAAGCAGTGACCACTAGATAGCGCTGAGGAACACTTAGCTCCCATTTAATTTGCTTTTGGTCTCGGGAACACTCATTCTAAGCACCAGCTATAACTAACTCGCTCAATCCAATCCAAGAGTTTCAagatctgacaatagacaataggtgaaagagtaggccattcggcccctcgagccagcactgccattcaatgtgatcgtggctgatcatccccaatcagtaccctgttcctgccttctccccatatcccatgactgctgtcattaagagccctatctagctctctcttgaaagtatacagagaaccagcctccaccaccctctgaggcagagaatttcacagactcacaactctctgtgtgaaaaagtgtttcctcatctccattctaaatggcttaccccttattctaaaatatCAATCTTAAATACCAATAacaatatcaagagtcaagagtgttttattgtcatttgtcccagataggacaatgacatttttgcttcctacagcacaacagaatatgtaaacatagtagataatgggaaataaaatgttcaatgtgcacgcatactcaataaataaacaaacattgCGCAAtattaataatagtctgttgtagttcagagcttatttgttgttgtgtttaatagtctgatggctgtggggaagaagctgttcctgaacctggacattacagttttcaggctcctgtaccttcttcctgatggcaatggtgagatgagtgtgtgcccaggatagtgtgggtctttgatgatgttggctgcctttttgaggcagcgacttcaatAGATCCtgccgatggtggggaggtcggagccagtgatggactgggcagtgtgcacaactttttgctgtcttttctgctcctggacgttcaagttgccgaaccaggccacgatgcaacccgcCAGTATGCTCCTTACTGTgcagctgtagaagttcaagagaatcctctttgacatcaCCATGACAAATCTATTGAATCACTGTGAATGTATTTCAGGCACATAATTTTAATGCTTTCAATTTAGTGCAGCCATATAAGAATTTCCTCTGCTCCTGAAATTGCAAGAAAAGGTAATTTAATATTGACAAAAAGTATTGCATTCTGTTTTATGAAGATGGAATATGAATTTAATGTTTGCTTCTTTGTGATTgagatattttaaaatgtttgtcaAAGATATACCTGCTATAAAGTTTTTGTCATTTGCATCGGAAGGGATGAAGTTTAATACTATTTTAGTTTTCATGAATGCAATATTTAACTTTGTACTTTGGATCATGTTAATCTGTAATGGTTGTTTGCCATTTCTATCCACGTTTATTTCTCATTATCATTTTACACACGAGAGCTGTATTTCCGGCACAAAACAGAGGGCTTATCTCACATTTTTATAAGGagtaattgctggaggaactcattaggttaggcagcatttgtgtaaGGAATGGACAGCCAACCTTTCAGGTTggaataagggtttcggccccaaacgttgcctatttccttcgctccatagctgctgctgcacccgctgagtttttccagcatttttgtctaccttcgattttcccgcatctgcagttccttcttaaactttcaggttgggactcatcTTCAGATCTGCCCAGTTTCTCCTGCAGTTTGTTTgcccaacattccagcatctgcagtctctagtgTTTCCATTTTATAAAGTACCTCTCTGATTTCGCATTCATTTGCCTTACTGTCTTAGGTTAGTTGTTAtgagaaattaaataaaaaattgcTGTCAGCTGTTGTGGTGAAAAGTGCTGATACCAAGTGTAAAGTGAGCCTTGCAGTTTGTTGCATCTATTCTTGTCTGTCTTGCTGCTAATACCATAGATTTTCttgctatatatgtgtgtgtgtgtgtgtgtgtgtgtttgaagaTTGGTGGTTAGGCTGAGAGCTTAAATAGAGTACTCTCTGCACAATTGTCTCTCTCGTAATTTCCTCTTGCATAACCAGTTCTACTTCAAGCCCTAAAGAGACAGGTTGCTTCTCtctaaggtagaccaaaatgctggagaaacttagcgggtgcagcagcatctatgg is drawn from Leucoraja erinacea ecotype New England chromosome 21, Leri_hhj_1, whole genome shotgun sequence and contains these coding sequences:
- the manbal gene encoding protein MANBAL codes for the protein MATEFDLTPPEIQEPTFFDNVLRYGLFLAAIFQIVCILSILLPSKSPEPEWEQFELKPSDITKKQKPMTPSTGKKAKKESKKKR